The Streptomyces sp. HUAS CB01 genome has a segment encoding these proteins:
- a CDS encoding metallophosphoesterase family protein, with product MSYEVRGGPAVAAETGAGHGTRGGPRLVAVSDLHVRFAENRGIVERLRPESDEDWLLVAGDVGEHVEDVRRALELLAGRFAKVVWTPGNHELWTPPGDPVRLRGEERYEHLVRLCRELGVVTPEDPFPVWEGPGGPVAIAPLFVLYDYSFRPAGARSAAEALAIAERAGVMCTDEFLLHPDPHPSRDAWCRARLEITEARLADVPPELPTVLVNHFPLVREPTRVLRHPEFALWCGTEATADWPRRFRAAAVVHGHLHIPRLVWWEGVPHQEVSLGYPREWRKRPGTPGRPVEVFPLVPDGACA from the coding sequence GTGAGCTATGAGGTCCGTGGCGGCCCGGCGGTGGCCGCGGAGACCGGCGCCGGGCACGGCACTCGGGGCGGCCCCAGGCTCGTGGCCGTCAGCGATCTGCATGTCCGCTTCGCCGAGAACCGCGGCATCGTCGAGAGGCTGCGCCCCGAGTCGGACGAGGACTGGCTGCTGGTCGCCGGTGACGTCGGCGAGCACGTCGAGGACGTGCGCCGGGCGCTGGAGCTACTGGCGGGGCGCTTCGCCAAGGTGGTCTGGACGCCGGGCAACCACGAGCTGTGGACGCCCCCCGGCGACCCGGTGCGGCTTCGCGGCGAGGAGCGCTACGAGCACCTGGTGCGGCTCTGCCGGGAGCTGGGGGTGGTCACTCCCGAGGACCCCTTCCCGGTCTGGGAGGGACCCGGCGGACCGGTGGCGATCGCCCCGCTGTTCGTGCTGTACGACTACTCCTTCCGGCCCGCCGGAGCGCGCTCCGCAGCGGAGGCGCTCGCGATCGCGGAGCGGGCCGGTGTGATGTGCACGGACGAGTTCCTGCTGCACCCCGACCCCCATCCGTCACGGGACGCCTGGTGCCGGGCCCGGCTGGAGATCACGGAGGCCAGGCTGGCCGATGTGCCGCCGGAGCTGCCGACCGTGCTGGTCAATCACTTTCCGCTGGTGCGCGAGCCCACCAGGGTGCTGCGGCACCCGGAGTTCGCCCTGTGGTGCGGGACGGAGGCGACGGCCGACTGGCCGCGCCGGTTCCGTGCGGCCGCCGTCGTCCACGGCCATCTGCACATCCCCCGGCTGGTCTGGTGGGAGGGCGTGCCGCACCAGGAGGTGTCCCTCGGCTATCCGCGGGAGTGGCGCAAACGGCCGGGTACGCCGGGGCGTCCCGTGGAGGTCTTCCCGCTGGTGCCGGACGGAGCGTGCGCATGA
- a CDS encoding cyclic nucleotide-binding domain-containing protein, giving the protein MSSSSIRITAALSTEHRGRLMEMARDVKFPEGARVFEEGRLADRFWIIRSGTVTLDIRVPGRRPAVIENLGFGELVGWSWLFPPYVWQLGAEAMTPVRAQEFDAVPVRMLMDADPAFGSAIGQWVGRVLAHRLHSARVRLLDLYAPYGSGLTP; this is encoded by the coding sequence ATGAGCAGCTCTTCGATACGGATCACAGCCGCCCTGTCCACCGAGCACCGCGGCAGGCTGATGGAGATGGCCAGGGACGTCAAGTTCCCCGAAGGGGCCCGTGTCTTCGAGGAGGGCCGCCTCGCCGACCGGTTCTGGATCATCCGGTCCGGCACCGTCACACTGGACATCCGCGTTCCCGGCCGCCGACCCGCCGTGATCGAGAACCTGGGCTTCGGCGAACTCGTGGGGTGGTCATGGCTGTTCCCGCCGTACGTCTGGCAGTTGGGCGCCGAGGCCATGACCCCGGTACGCGCCCAGGAGTTCGACGCGGTCCCCGTCCGGATGCTGATGGACGCCGACCCCGCGTTCGGCTCGGCGATCGGCCAGTGGGTCGGCCGCGTCCTGGCGCATCGGCTGCACTCGGCCCGGGTGAGGCTGCTGGATCTGTACGCCCCGTACGGCAGCGGTCTCACACCGTGA
- a CDS encoding LysR family transcriptional regulator, with protein sequence MLDVRRMQILRAVVGSGSVTAAAARLGYTPSAVSQQVATLEKEAGIALLERVGRGVRPTAAGLLLTEHAAAIGRQVAEAETALADLREGRTGRLSVRYFATVGAPLVAPALARLRRDRPGVRVELRLTGSSDPLPEVVRGEADLALVVRPHEGSVDGVRLEHLLDDPYRAVLPKGHPLATRRVVDLTELADEPWVRSEWPGPCLDAVVDACATAGFRPDFVVDSEDYATAQGFVAAGLGIGMIPLTGLRSPHPGVVVRKVRRPEPVRAVHAAVRDTAPDTPALRGLLDALRDAAVQ encoded by the coding sequence ATGCTTGATGTGAGGCGCATGCAGATCCTGCGGGCGGTCGTCGGCAGCGGTTCGGTCACTGCCGCGGCCGCACGGCTCGGATACACGCCGTCCGCCGTCAGCCAGCAGGTCGCCACCCTGGAGAAGGAGGCAGGCATCGCACTGCTCGAACGCGTCGGCAGGGGCGTACGGCCCACGGCGGCCGGGTTGCTGCTCACCGAGCACGCCGCAGCCATCGGACGCCAGGTCGCGGAGGCGGAGACGGCCCTGGCCGATCTGCGGGAGGGCCGCACGGGCCGGCTGTCCGTGCGCTACTTCGCCACGGTCGGCGCGCCGCTGGTCGCGCCCGCCCTCGCCCGGCTGCGGCGCGACCGCCCCGGCGTCCGGGTGGAGCTCAGGCTGACCGGCTCGTCGGACCCCCTGCCGGAGGTCGTGCGGGGTGAGGCCGATCTGGCCCTCGTGGTGCGTCCGCACGAGGGGTCCGTGGACGGCGTCCGCCTGGAGCATCTGCTCGACGACCCGTACCGGGCCGTGCTGCCCAAGGGGCACCCGCTGGCCACGAGACGTGTCGTCGATCTCACCGAGCTCGCCGACGAGCCCTGGGTCCGCAGCGAATGGCCCGGCCCGTGCCTGGACGCCGTGGTCGACGCGTGCGCCACCGCCGGATTCCGCCCGGACTTCGTCGTGGACAGCGAGGACTACGCCACGGCGCAGGGCTTCGTGGCGGCCGGCCTCGGCATCGGCATGATCCCGCTGACCGGACTGCGCTCCCCCCACCCCGGTGTCGTGGTCCGGAAGGTGCGGCGGCCCGAGCCGGTGCGCGCCGTCCACGCGGCCGTCCGCGACACGGCGCCGGACACCCCGGCGCTGCGCGGTCTGCTCGACGCGCTCCGGGACGCGGCCGTCCAGTGA
- a CDS encoding DMT family transporter, producing MALLALLWGSGFLWIKIALNHGLSPLQITVARCVLGAAVLLALAFASGRRLPRDRGTWGRLVVAASLCNVLPFLLFGIGEQTVDSSVAGVLNATTPLWSLLIGIGLGTERGLGRVRPAGLLLGFVGTVLIFAPWRESGLVGPGALALLGAALSYAAAFAYMGRTLTGRGIDPLALAAAQLVTASGLSLLALPATGALTTPVRADATAFAAVAVLGILGTGLTFFLNYRLIADEGATGAATVGYLLPVVSVALGALVLGEDIGPRVVLGMAVVLAGVAMTRRTRRAVRGEPAAVPPRDDPARRHGATASCR from the coding sequence ATGGCGCTGCTGGCCCTCCTGTGGGGCTCGGGCTTCCTCTGGATCAAGATCGCGCTGAACCACGGTCTGTCCCCGCTCCAGATCACCGTGGCCCGCTGTGTCCTCGGCGCCGCCGTCCTGCTCGCCCTGGCCTTCGCCTCCGGCCGGCGGCTGCCGCGGGACCGGGGCACATGGGGACGGCTGGTCGTGGCCGCGTCCCTGTGCAACGTCCTGCCGTTCCTGCTCTTCGGCATCGGCGAGCAGACGGTCGACTCCTCCGTCGCGGGCGTGCTCAACGCGACCACACCCCTGTGGTCCCTGCTGATCGGCATCGGGCTCGGGACGGAGCGCGGACTCGGCCGCGTCCGGCCGGCGGGGCTCCTCCTCGGCTTCGTCGGGACGGTGCTGATCTTCGCCCCGTGGCGGGAGTCCGGACTGGTCGGCCCGGGCGCCCTCGCGCTGCTCGGCGCCGCGCTGAGCTATGCCGCCGCCTTCGCGTACATGGGCCGCACCCTGACGGGCCGGGGCATCGACCCGCTGGCCCTCGCCGCAGCACAGCTCGTCACCGCGAGCGGTCTGAGCCTGCTCGCTCTCCCGGCGACGGGCGCGCTGACGACGCCCGTGCGGGCCGATGCCACCGCGTTCGCCGCGGTCGCGGTGCTCGGGATCCTGGGGACCGGGCTCACCTTCTTCCTCAACTACCGGCTGATCGCCGACGAGGGCGCCACGGGCGCGGCCACCGTCGGGTATCTGCTGCCCGTGGTGTCCGTGGCGCTCGGCGCGCTCGTCCTCGGCGAGGACATCGGGCCCCGGGTCGTCCTCGGGATGGCCGTCGTCCTCGCGGGTGTCGCGATGACGCGCCGCACGCGCCGCGCGGTGCGTGGGGAGCCCGCCGCCGTACCCCCGCGGGACGACCCGGCCCGGCGGCACGGTGCCACGGCCTCGTGCCGGTGA
- a CDS encoding STAS domain-containing protein yields MVSAQDGWPGSSSGGGRFTVTARPGPETGIVVVEISGELDHDTAEPLRTVLDEAVAGGARRILVDCAELLFCDSTGLNVLLRARLAAQGGDAQVELAALRPQVARMLAITGAGAVFPRYASLGEALAGRRQE; encoded by the coding sequence ATGGTGTCAGCACAGGACGGTTGGCCCGGCAGCAGCAGCGGCGGCGGCCGGTTCACGGTCACGGCCCGGCCGGGCCCCGAAACGGGGATCGTGGTCGTCGAGATCTCCGGAGAGCTCGACCACGACACGGCGGAACCGCTGCGCACGGTCCTGGACGAGGCGGTCGCCGGCGGGGCGCGGCGGATCCTGGTGGACTGCGCGGAGCTGCTGTTCTGCGACTCCACCGGGTTGAACGTGCTGCTGCGGGCGAGGCTCGCCGCACAGGGCGGCGACGCACAGGTGGAGCTCGCCGCGCTGCGCCCGCAGGTCGCCCGCATGCTCGCCATCACCGGTGCGGGGGCGGTCTTCCCCCGGTACGCGAGCCTCGGCGAGGCTCTCGCGGGCCGACGGCAGGAGTAA
- a CDS encoding ATP-binding protein translates to MVGRCRDFSATALADWEWLPPDGLARPPGDDPYAWDTSTDTAPDWDEERRAVAEDVLMVVSELVTNACLHAGGPLELVLNCTSERLRIEVSDASPVPPRPRPHADPAVPGGHGLVVLGRLARAWGSAPRDAGKTVWAEVSAPRRP, encoded by the coding sequence GTGGTCGGCCGCTGCCGGGACTTCAGCGCGACCGCCCTCGCCGACTGGGAATGGCTGCCTCCGGACGGTCTCGCCAGGCCCCCGGGGGACGATCCGTACGCCTGGGACACGAGCACCGACACCGCACCGGACTGGGACGAGGAACGGCGGGCGGTCGCCGAGGACGTCCTGATGGTGGTCTCCGAACTGGTCACCAATGCCTGCCTGCACGCCGGAGGGCCGCTGGAGCTCGTCCTCAACTGCACGTCGGAGCGGCTCCGCATCGAGGTCAGCGACGCCAGCCCCGTACCGCCCCGGCCGCGTCCGCACGCCGACCCCGCCGTGCCCGGCGGGCACGGTCTCGTGGTGCTGGGCCGCCTCGCCAGGGCGTGGGGCTCGGCCCCGCGCGACGCGGGAAAGACGGTGTGGGCGGAGGTCTCGGCCCCCCGCCGGCCGTGA
- a CDS encoding HAMP domain-containing protein, whose translation MDEPGHTRPSAGRESLEEVRPPAELSEEGLRKLLAGLTAVRDGDFSARLPEEAHGIMGEIAAVYNGMADQLSLVTSEVTRVAREVGGEGRLGGHARVKGVGGVWQELTTGVNTMADNLTSQVRSIAQVASAVARGDLTQKIRVDARGEILELKDTINTMVERLSSFAEEVTRVAREVGTEGDLGGQATVRGVSGTWKDLTDNVNSMANNLTNQVRNIAQVTTAVAQGDLTRKIDVDARGEILELKTTINTMVDQLSSFAAEVTRVAREVGSEGRLGGQAEVEGVSGTWKRLTENVNELAGNLTRQVRAIAGVTSAVAEGDLTRSITVEAPGEVGDLKDNINMMVESLRATTRANEEQDWLKTNLARLAGLMQSSRDPVQVAHVIMEELPPLVSAQYGAFFLAATGDGEGDGEGRAGTELVRIAAYGAPPAGPSGAPVRFRLGESLVGQAALSRRTIAVDDLPPGYVTISSGLGAGAPGALIVLPILVEDQVLGAVELAALRPFSGLHRDFLDQFIESVGVIVSSLIAHARTDELLEQSQLLTAELRARSQELQVRQEELQSSNAELAEKAALLADRNRDIERKNLEIEQARQELEERAKQLSRTSMYKSEFLANMSHELRTPLNSLLILAQLLAQNPEGNLTEKQVDYAEVIHSAGSDLLQLINDILDLSKVEAGKMDIHREPFALGQLLEYVEMTFRPLATERELEFRVVTVPGVPAEITTDEPRLRQVLRNLLSNALKFTERGGVELRVQKASDDELPEQMRGMSVVAFRVRDTGVGIAPEHLDTIFGAFQQGALAIGRRYGGTGLGLSISREVAQLLGGVIVAESRLGEGSEFTFYVPVGGTVPRGAASGVPQGPPAPAGETSAAPGGSLAGRVVLIVDDDVRNVYALTEILEAEGAHVLTAADGRSGIELLTAHREVDLIVMDVMMSGMDGHTATAAIRDMPGFDDVPIITVTAKAMPGDRAMSLEAGANDYITKPVDAHDLVERVRHWLDRD comes from the coding sequence ATGGATGAACCCGGACACACTCGTCCCTCCGCGGGGCGCGAGTCCCTGGAAGAGGTCCGGCCACCGGCGGAACTGAGCGAGGAAGGGCTCAGGAAGCTCCTGGCCGGGCTCACGGCCGTGCGCGACGGCGACTTCTCCGCGCGGCTCCCCGAGGAAGCCCACGGGATCATGGGCGAGATCGCCGCCGTCTACAACGGCATGGCCGACCAGCTGTCTCTGGTCACCTCCGAGGTCACGCGGGTCGCGCGCGAGGTCGGCGGCGAGGGCCGGCTCGGCGGGCACGCCCGGGTGAAGGGCGTGGGCGGCGTCTGGCAGGAGCTGACCACCGGCGTGAACACCATGGCCGACAACCTCACCTCGCAGGTGCGGTCGATCGCCCAGGTCGCCTCCGCGGTCGCCCGGGGCGACCTGACCCAGAAGATCCGGGTCGATGCGCGGGGCGAGATCCTGGAGCTGAAGGACACCATCAACACGATGGTCGAGCGGCTGTCCTCCTTCGCCGAGGAGGTGACCCGGGTGGCCCGTGAGGTGGGCACCGAGGGCGATCTGGGCGGCCAGGCCACCGTCCGCGGGGTGTCCGGCACCTGGAAGGACCTCACCGACAACGTCAACTCCATGGCGAACAACCTGACCAACCAGGTCCGGAACATCGCCCAGGTCACCACCGCGGTCGCCCAGGGCGACCTCACCCGCAAGATCGACGTGGACGCGCGGGGGGAGATCCTGGAGCTGAAGACGACCATCAACACGATGGTCGACCAGCTGTCGTCGTTCGCCGCCGAGGTCACGCGGGTCGCGCGGGAGGTGGGCAGCGAGGGCCGGCTCGGCGGGCAGGCGGAGGTCGAGGGCGTCTCCGGCACCTGGAAGCGGCTCACGGAGAACGTGAACGAGCTGGCCGGGAACCTCACCCGCCAGGTCCGCGCCATCGCCGGCGTCACCAGCGCCGTCGCCGAGGGCGACCTCACCCGCTCCATCACGGTGGAGGCGCCGGGCGAGGTCGGCGACCTCAAGGACAACATCAACATGATGGTGGAGTCCCTGCGCGCCACCACCCGCGCCAACGAGGAGCAGGACTGGCTCAAGACCAACCTGGCACGGCTCGCCGGACTGATGCAGAGCAGCCGCGACCCCGTCCAGGTGGCCCACGTGATCATGGAGGAGCTGCCGCCGCTGGTCTCGGCCCAGTACGGGGCCTTCTTCCTGGCGGCGACGGGCGACGGCGAGGGCGACGGCGAGGGGCGGGCCGGGACCGAACTCGTCCGGATCGCCGCCTACGGCGCACCGCCCGCCGGCCCGTCCGGGGCGCCCGTCCGCTTCCGGCTCGGCGAGTCCCTGGTGGGTCAGGCCGCGCTCAGCCGCCGCACCATCGCCGTCGACGACCTGCCGCCCGGCTACGTCACGATCTCCTCGGGACTCGGCGCCGGAGCCCCCGGAGCGCTGATCGTCCTGCCGATCCTCGTCGAGGACCAGGTCCTCGGCGCCGTGGAACTCGCCGCGCTTCGGCCCTTCTCCGGCCTCCACCGCGACTTCCTCGACCAGTTCATCGAGTCGGTCGGCGTCATCGTGAGCTCCCTGATCGCTCACGCCCGCACCGACGAGCTGCTCGAGCAGTCCCAGCTGCTGACCGCCGAACTCCGCGCCCGCTCACAGGAACTGCAGGTGCGTCAGGAGGAGTTGCAGAGCTCCAACGCCGAGCTCGCCGAGAAGGCCGCCCTGCTGGCCGACCGGAACCGCGACATCGAACGAAAGAACCTGGAGATCGAGCAGGCGCGTCAGGAGCTCGAGGAGCGGGCCAAACAGCTCTCCCGTACATCGATGTACAAGTCCGAGTTCCTCGCCAACATGAGCCACGAGCTGCGCACCCCGCTCAACAGCCTCCTCATCCTGGCCCAGTTGCTCGCGCAGAACCCGGAGGGGAACCTGACGGAGAAACAGGTCGACTACGCGGAGGTCATCCACTCCGCGGGCTCGGACCTGCTGCAGCTGATCAACGACATTCTCGATCTGTCGAAGGTCGAGGCGGGGAAGATGGACATCCACCGCGAGCCGTTCGCCCTGGGCCAGTTGCTGGAGTACGTCGAGATGACCTTCCGCCCCCTGGCGACCGAGCGCGAACTCGAGTTCCGGGTCGTCACCGTGCCCGGGGTACCCGCCGAGATCACCACGGACGAGCCGCGGCTTCGGCAGGTGCTGCGCAACCTTCTCTCCAACGCACTGAAGTTCACCGAGCGCGGCGGAGTCGAACTGCGGGTCCAGAAGGCGTCCGACGACGAACTCCCCGAGCAGATGCGCGGCATGTCCGTGGTGGCCTTCCGGGTCCGGGACACCGGCGTCGGGATCGCGCCGGAGCACCTGGACACCATCTTCGGCGCCTTCCAGCAGGGAGCCCTCGCCATCGGGCGCCGCTACGGCGGTACCGGACTGGGGCTCTCCATCAGCCGCGAGGTCGCCCAGCTCCTCGGCGGGGTGATCGTCGCCGAGAGCAGGCTCGGCGAGGGCAGCGAGTTCACCTTCTACGTGCCCGTCGGCGGCACCGTGCCGCGCGGCGCGGCGTCCGGGGTCCCGCAGGGGCCGCCCGCACCCGCCGGGGAGACCTCGGCCGCACCCGGTGGATCGCTCGCCGGACGTGTGGTGCTGATCGTCGACGACGACGTACGGAACGTGTACGCGCTCACCGAGATCCTGGAGGCGGAAGGAGCGCACGTGCTCACCGCCGCAGACGGGCGCTCCGGCATCGAACTGCTCACCGCCCACCGGGAGGTGGACCTCATCGTGATGGACGTGATGATGTCCGGCATGGACGGCCACACCGCCACCGCCGCGATCCGCGACATGCCGGGCTTCGACGACGTGCCGATCATCACGGTCACCGCGAAGGCGATGCCGGGAGACCGTGCCATGAGCCTGGAGGCCGGGGCGAACGACTACATCACGAAACCGGTCGACGCCCACGACCTGGTCGAGCGCGTACGGCACTGGCTCGACCGCGACTGA